DNA sequence from the Candidatus Poribacteria bacterium genome:
CGTCAATTTCGCTGCGGAGTCACACAACAGTCGTGCAATTCTGCATCCACGGCGTTTCTTTGAGACGAACGTGATGGGTACACAGGTATTACTGGACGCGGCTCAAAAGTACGATATCCAACGGTTCCATCATATTTCTACATGTGAGGTTTACGGCGAACTCCATTTAGATTCGCCCAATAGGTTTAGTGAAGATGCACCCTATCGTCCACAGACACCTTATAACGCCTCTAAAGCGGCGGCAGATCATCTCGTGAACGCTTACTTTCATAGTTTCGGCGCGCCGGTAACGATTTCTAATTGTGCGAACAACTACGGGCCCTACCAGCACCCGGAGAAGTTGATTCCACTCTTCACAACGAATGCGATCCGAGATTTACCTTTAACGCTCTATCGGAGCAGTCATAACCGACGCGAGTGGCTGCATGTCGAGGACCATTGCGCGGCAATCGCAGCGGTGCTCAAGCACGGCAAAATCGGTGAGACTTATAACGTTGGGAGCGGTGTGGAAAAGAGTATTGAAGAAATTAGCGATTTCATCTTGGATGTTCTCAACAAGCCACAGACGTTGAAAACTTACGTTCCTGACAGACCGGGACACGACTGTCGGTATCTCTTAGACTCAGAAAAGATCGCCCGTGATGTCGGGTGGAAACCAGCTATCGCCTTTGAGGATGGCATGCACGAGACGATTCAGTGGTACGTCGAAAATCAGGAATGGTGGCAGACGATTCAACAGAAGGCAGGCAGCGAAGTGGTTCAAGAGGATAAATGGGAAACGTTCACACGGAGGTAGACCTGATGCAACTGACAACGGAACAGCTGGCAACATGGGAACGAGATGGAATAATCGTGGTGCCCAACGTATTTTCACCGGAAATAATTGCGCCCGCGTTAGAAGATATTGAACGGAATGCTTATGATGGATTAACTTACACCGAATATCAAGCGAAGTGGGGTCCGCAGCCAGACGCACTGAAAAGTGCATATCAAAAGAACAGTGATATGCAACGACTTGCGGGGCCTTTTGGAAAGGCAGTGCATTTCCCGACGGGCTTGGAAGCCGTGGATAAACTGATTGAAAACGAAGCATATTTAGCGATTGCAAAGCAGCTGTTAGATACCGAAGAAATTCGGCTCGGTTATGGGCAGATCTTCTTTCGCGAAGGTCTCACCGATAGTCGTCATAGTGAACATCCGTGGCAGGGTTACCACATTGACAATGCGACGAACTCACCCTTGCCACCACACCCTGATTGGCAACGCTACGGATATGTTCTGACCGCTATCTTTGTACACGATATTGAATTAGATGGCGCGCCGATGCTTGTCTGTCCGGGTTCACAAAACCAGTTGGATAAAATATGGGCGAAGTATCCGGGCAGAGCGGGCGGAATGGGTATTCCTGATCTGCGTGAGTTTAAAGGAGAACTCGCGGATCCGGTTCCGCTTACGGCGAAAGCGGGGAGTGTGTCGTTCCGCTCAAGTTACTTGGTTCACGCGGCACAACCGTTTGAGAATAAGCGTAGACAGCGTGGGTGGATGGGGTTCCACTTCCACCGTGCCGACAATGACGATTGGTGTAAAACAACGCGCCCAGTGCCCGGTTGGGGCAGCCCAAACTACATGAAATTTGTCGCGCAAACGACACCTGCTGTGCGACGTGTTTTAGGGTGGCCCGACCTTGGCGATGCCTACTATACGTCGGAAGCTCTTGCCCGTCTTGAACAGGCATATCCGGGGATTGATCTGGAGCCTTATCGGTAAATGAACATTAAGAACCGAACGATATTTGAGAATGACAATCTATTTGTGCTACGCGGTATGGACAGCGAGTCAGTAGATTTGATCTATCTGGATCCACCGTTTAATTCCAATCGGAGCTATGCCGCACCTATCGGAAGCCAGGCAGCAGGCGCGGCGTTTAAAGACACGTGGACCCTCTCGGATGTGGATAACGCATGGCACGGTGAGATCGCCGACCGCGAACCCGCCTTGTATCAAACTATCCATGTATCCGAGTTAATACATGGCAAATCTATGAAATCTTACCTGATTATGATGGCGGTGCGGTTGTTAGAGATGAAACGCATCTTGAAAAAGACAGGCGGTCTCTACCTACATTGCGATCCGACAGCCAGCCATTATCTGAAAGTGTTGATGGATAGCATCTTTGGAAAAAACAACTTCCGATCTGAGATCACATGGAAACGGGCAACTTCTACACAAAAAGGCTCCCAGCACCGCAGCACGCGGTGGGGCAATAATGCAGATATACTCTTGTATTATGCAGGATCATCATCGGCAGCATTGCGTCCAGAAAGAGAATTGACAGAAACCGAAATTTTAAAGAAATTCAAACACATTGACGAGAACGGCGAGCGATATTACAACGACTCCGCCCATATTTGGTCCTCGCCAAGTATGGGTCCTCGTCCAAATCTTTGCTATGAATGGCGTGGATTCGTCAATCCGCATCCATCTGGCTGGCGGTTGAGCAAAGAACGTTTGGAAGAGGAGTATGAAAAAGGAAATATCGTTATTCGGGCTGATGGGAAATTAGAACGGCGGAAATACCTCAAAGACTACAAAGGCGCGTCCTACGGTAATATCTGGGATGACGTACGCCCACCTGCAAAAGAGGAACGCACTGGCTACCCAACCCAGAAGCCCCTTGCCTTACTTGCACGTATCATCAAGGCGAGTAGCAACGAAGCAGATGTTGTCCTTGATCCGTTCTGTGGGTGTGCGACGACATGTGTTGCAGCAGAGCGACTTGCGAGGCAGTGGATCGGCATTGATATTTCAAAAAAGGCAGTTGACTTGGTGCGGATGCGCTTGGAGAAGGAGGTCGGGCTTTTGGGTGCCGTTA
Encoded proteins:
- the rfbB gene encoding dTDP-glucose 4,6-dehydratase gives rise to the protein MKLLVTGGAGFIGTNFIRYWLQHHSDDAIVNLDLLTYAGDLSNLKDIAAHYPERYKFAQGSILDSTVVESVLKGECPDTIVNFAAESHNSRAILHPRRFFETNVMGTQVLLDAAQKYDIQRFHHISTCEVYGELHLDSPNRFSEDAPYRPQTPYNASKAAADHLVNAYFHSFGAPVTISNCANNYGPYQHPEKLIPLFTTNAIRDLPLTLYRSSHNRREWLHVEDHCAAIAAVLKHGKIGETYNVGSGVEKSIEEISDFILDVLNKPQTLKTYVPDRPGHDCRYLLDSEKIARDVGWKPAIAFEDGMHETIQWYVENQEWWQTIQQKAGSEVVQEDKWETFTRR
- a CDS encoding phytanoyl-CoA dioxygenase family protein, with the translated sequence MQLTTEQLATWERDGIIVVPNVFSPEIIAPALEDIERNAYDGLTYTEYQAKWGPQPDALKSAYQKNSDMQRLAGPFGKAVHFPTGLEAVDKLIENEAYLAIAKQLLDTEEIRLGYGQIFFREGLTDSRHSEHPWQGYHIDNATNSPLPPHPDWQRYGYVLTAIFVHDIELDGAPMLVCPGSQNQLDKIWAKYPGRAGGMGIPDLREFKGELADPVPLTAKAGSVSFRSSYLVHAAQPFENKRRQRGWMGFHFHRADNDDWCKTTRPVPGWGSPNYMKFVAQTTPAVRRVLGWPDLGDAYYTSEALARLEQAYPGIDLEPYR
- a CDS encoding DNA methyltransferase; its protein translation is MNIKNRTIFENDNLFVLRGMDSESVDLIYLDPPFNSNRSYAAPIGSQAAGAAFKDTWTLSDVDNAWHGEIADREPALYQTIHVSELIHGKSMKSYLIMMAVRLLEMKRILKKTGGLYLHCDPTASHYLKVLMDSIFGKNNFRSEITWKRATSTQKGSQHRSTRWGNNADILLYYAGSSSAALRPERELTETEILKKFKHIDENGERYYNDSAHIWSSPSMGPRPNLCYEWRGFVNPHPSGWRLSKERLEEEYEKGNIVIRADGKLERRKYLKDYKGASYGNIWDDVRPPAKEERTGYPTQKPLALLARIIKASSNEADVVLDPFCGCATTCVAAERLARQWIGIDISKKAVDLVRMRLEKEVGLLGAVIHRTDIPKRSEKLPNYQTHKHTLYGKQEGLCNGCQTQFPFRNMTVDHIVPRKHGGTDALDNLQLLCGACNSTKGTGTQAGLLAKLQEQGIL